The proteins below come from a single Triticum aestivum cultivar Chinese Spring chromosome 5D, IWGSC CS RefSeq v2.1, whole genome shotgun sequence genomic window:
- the LOC123125079 gene encoding protein SRG1 codes for MVHRDQRKLVQVVAADVGLVAPSGRYVLSEENRPTTVAQQAKLVIPIVDVSRLAMPDDVEEAAKLRSALQSWGLFVVTGHGMPKEFLDEILEATRKFFHLPLEEKQKCGNVIDGVKFQNEGYGIDRIDSDEQILDWCDRLWLQLQPEDERRLQFWPQNLRDLLHEYTLESGRVTMDVLKAMAKLLNQEEGFFINMVGERFKSYSRFTYYPPCPRPDLVNGLKPHTDNSVITLLLMDKDVGGLQVLKDGHWVDVPVLGNDLLVVVGKGMEIVSNAIFKAPWHRVVTSADKERLSLAMFYQPEPERIIGPPEVLVHEKRPAMFKKCLVQTLADGYWDAFAAGDRTVDFLNVRINAEADAELEARAVVANN; via the exons ATGGTTCATCGGGATCAGAGAAAGCTGGTGCAGGTGGTGGCCGCAGACGTTGGACTTGTGGCGCCGTCGGGCAGGTACGTGCTAAGCGAGGAGAACCGACCGACCACTGTCGCTCAGCAAGCCAAGCTAGTTATCCCCATCGTGGACGTGAGCCGTTTGGCCATGCCCGACGATGTTGAGGAGGCGGCCAAGCTTCGCTCTGCGCTGCAATCATGGGGCCTCTTTGTGGTGACCGGCCATGGCATGCCAAAGGAGTTCCTGGACGAGATCCTCGAGGCGACGAGGAAGTTCTTCCACCTGCCGCTAGAGGAGAAGCAGAAGTGCGGCAACGTGATCGACGGCGTCAAGTTCCAGAACGAAGGGTACGGCATCGACCGGATCGACTCCGACGAGCAGATCCTCGACTGGTGTGACCGGCTCTGGCTCCAGCTCCAGCCGGAGGACGAGAGGCGGCTCCAGTTCTGGCCACAGAATCTAAG GGATCTCCTACACGAGTACACCCTAGAGAGTGGGAGAGTGACCATGGATGTGCTGAAGGCCATGGCAAAGCTTCTGAACCAGgaggagggcttcttcatcaacatggtGGGTGAGAGGTTCAAGTCATACTCGAGGTTCACCTACTACCCTCCCTGCCCACGGCCGGACCTCGTGAACGGGTTGAAGCCGCACACCGACAACTCCGTCATTACACTGCTCCTCATGGACAAGGACGTCGGCGGCCTCCAGGTGCTCAAGGACGGCCACTGGGTTGATGTCCCCGTGCTCGGGAATGACCTGTTGGTCGTCGTAGGCAAGGGCATGGAG ATCGTCAGCAATGCAATCTTCAAGGCGCCATGGCACCGTGTGGTGACGAGCGCCGACAAGGAGAGGCTGTCACTGGCGATGTTCTACCAGCCGGAGCCGGAGAGGATCATAGGGCCGCCGGAGGTACTGGTTCACGAGAAGCGCCCGGCCATGTTTAAGAAGTGCCTGGTCCAGACCTTGGCCGATGGATATTGGGATGCATTTGCAGCGGGAGATCGCACC